The Pectinophora gossypiella chromosome 15, ilPecGoss1.1, whole genome shotgun sequence genome segment cgattaattcttttaaataatataatcctcacagacgacgcccAGAGCCGAAATTCTAGCCCAACTGGGCAGTGGGCCTTTCTCTGTGTGAGTACCCTCATAAACTACCTATTTACGAcccacactgctgggcacaagcctcccctcaatcaaccggagggggtacggagcatactccaccacgctgctccactgcgagttggtggaggtgtttttacggctaatagccgagaccaacggcttaacgtgccctccgaagcacggaatcatcttactttttcggacaatcaggtgattcaagcctgaaaagtccttacaaaacaaaggacagtctcacaaagtgatttcgacaatgtccccatcgggaatcgaacccggacctccagatcgtgagcctaacgctctaaccactagaccacggaggctgttgagtgagtaccctcagcgctccctatttttccagccaagtagctaatgccatctgcggcaaacctacaataaatcatgccaaaaaaagaaaaaacatgcaTGACTTGACTTGTAAATCTGCCTTCCACAGCTCTCTCCGAGTGACAGTGGGTACGAACCGCTGGAATACCGGCGGGTCCACATACGCGCTCCAACGCAACGTCACACACCAGAACTATGTCCACCAGACGATCAAGAACGACATCGGACTCCTTATCACCTCTGCCGACATTCAGTTCAACGCGGTTGTTGCCCCCGTCCAGCTGAGCTTCAGCTTCGTACCTGCCGGCGTCATCGGCAGAGCTGCTGGTTGGGGAAGGACTAGGGTAAGACATACACATAGGGGTAGAGTATTCatatacttaatttttttttatttttaacacttCATATtcacaacctccgtggtctagtgtttagagcattgggctcacgatctggaggtccgggttcgattcccgatggggaaattgtcgaaatcactttgtgagacctttgtttggtaaggacttttcaggcttgaatcacctgattgtccgaaaaagtaagatgattccgtgcttcggaaggcacgttaagccgttggtaccggctattagctgtaaaaacacctccaccaacccgcattggagcagcgtggtggagtatgctccatacctccggttgattgaggggaggcctgtgcccagcagtgggacgtatataggctgtttatgtatgtcatgtacttatgtaacacttcataaattatacaaagattggtttacaaacatcgctaaacctaaacagTTTTGTCTCGATGCTTTCTTCTTCGGCATACGCCACGATTTCTCATTATTACATTTGAAGaacttacaaaaaacaaatctttACCATTCACCCAGGagcttacttaattataatagaaACAGGTAGGTAGCAAACAGAAATCACATGACCGTCTGTAGGCATTCGCTGCTACATGCAGTCGCTCATCAACAAACCGGTCTTACGCTGCGAATACAGGATGTTTTAACGCGTCTCAATTTCCTACAAacgtaaaataaatacatagggTAGGGTAGGGTATACAACAAAACACAACAACAGAACACAGCAATTGGATCgtgtaggttcaagataaattctgtaccgtcggtgaaaagtaatacaactcgagttgtatcacttttgagttattagcacacacttcatgttcaaaaaattctctttctttctgtctaattctcgtaactgtagctattataaatacggagataatttttgtgttcagtgatataagtactgtttgtgaaggattcatgctgatatatcacgtgtaacataattcatcttaacttgtattaaagtaaaatgaacattttcattaaatattttggtgtaagtaaatgcaactcaacatatattaaaatacacgcaatccttgaattctcacggtccgtgtttaatgatataattttagttgtaacatgaaacaccaaatttattttttcgtgaaaagtaatataaattaatatatatcaaaatatttcagaaaataccatcttggatatcaataacgtgtcgtgtataatgatacatacaagttcgattccatgcgccaccagtgtgtatcctagggtgacctccgcataaacctgtctatggggagacattttgtctagagccacagcaaaccatatctgatccgcattgcgaatgggtataggttaagttagtacttcagaccaaaccgtatttttctctttctgctatagccaccttgtagtacttaattacagtacctcaataagttgtgggccctgatcatggcgtcgttatcaccatggcagggttagtcaagaggtatttgagatttgtcataactgtcgttagtctccttcccttagcccgaagcatagctgttttacatagttttcttgattacatgcaggttaagcggtggcagattgaacgctgccttaattgttaaggaggttgtagacgtgaaataatggctccaaatattatcgagctccaattaatatgcaagctattaaatacacgctggttagatctttgatgcgagcgccggtagtggtatttttgaacctacacagccgtagatgatcgtacatacttttgggGATAAGGTCCTACTGGGatccagctcggcatcggcagcatcgggatctgccacatcttctcaagagaagattaccagtttctcaaacacgttgaatggtgtaaatttgtcgagctacctcatttttataaacggAATAACTACTCTGAAGTCTTGAGCACCaccgttaatatttttttctgtattttgattacataagagagaattacgcacaggactgtgaaaactggaaagaggaaggggaggcctttgcacagcagtgggatcttgtaggatagattagattagaataaataattggcaacaccacgggcacaaccccttaattaaaccaggtcacaaagtttgtaaaaatcccaggaggtatttgagcttctgtaAGGAGTTAgtaggcttacatagtcaataaatgcacgcataatggaccacttgcgtttatgtggaaaactgagcccattaaaataacattacatatgggacattcgagtattcattgagtcaagtcaggggcctatggcggctcagttataaccctgacaccagggttgatggggttggtaattcacctcacaatccacacgatagaagaagaagaagatgggacatttgcccatacatgttgtgccgaccccacctagagtgagataagggcaggaggatgatgatgatatagtgggaagtttgcccacttcacaatagtggtccatacgcgaggatacgcggaaagtcccccacgtgtgcttacgtgtagagttttacggaaacgagctcatttagcttaaccataacagaccatggtaaaggtgataaggcctaccctgaggatagccctgtgtaacctataggtttggaggtgaaccaatgatcttcattttcactacctattcttatcgtcaacattgattcgactccgtttatcgttttgtcaatgttgcgggctaccattagaccgggaattttgataattcgaaatatcgaatgtttatacattgttttaagtttacgcggttattatcataattaaaacacataataacgggttcttaccgcgtttaaatggggatatgagactccctcagtctcatatccccatttataTTGAatgttactttactttaggggattttaattgtggaatgagttgtgatcttttaaatagtttcagcaggaaagaagtaacacttaccggtttgtgtgattttggtttaaaagtaagtaggtacatcacctttatcttcaggccatactgccaggctagcccaaaacattcctaatgaccagtcttaatatgatttctcttaccttcatttgttaggggtggaaaaaagtggttttgattaggggcgtagtgtagtggacaaaatgtgtttgtagcgggcagcagtggtggtttggaccggttatttatgagttttgagagtaaaatcataacaaaaatatattattatcgacaccttacactatatatacgtgtaccatctttatatgtatttattactagaaattcgtaaaaacatgtatcattttacacaataaaaccgaaaaaataagtcatgttaaaccacttgacacaaattcgttatagtttatcgttggtgtcaattgatataagttacttttctttactttttaaagaaaataaatagaattttgcctttctacaactttatgaaataaactttcaaccaagacattttgttttttgtagaataagactgtaaaattattaattgaaatatgatatatcaacgatgacttttgtatagttatgtgtgtaaaaaggtataactagacttgtatcaatttacacagtataaaagttggtgtcaactgatacatgtaatttattttgatcctctaccatttctgtttaggttctaaatataactaaatattagaaaagaaaccttccatcatcacctatcgacacatctaacttctgttccattattccttataagtcgcgagctagaattttttaaactttaaactcgattttctcaaaacttgaattttggacttgtattacttttcaccgacggtacagaattgtgattactaaatcaagacagatctaaaacgaacaaaaaacattccttttttttgtatttaacttatttattaattgtaatcaaggaaaacgtaataataagcccgacattttatcaagttttcccatgacgtcacagtgtttttttttttttggttttccccgaagggtaaggcaaagggaactatgcccatacagccattttttttttgacgtatttttctgacgtatttttttttcttgatgattaatgaaatgatgaaaggtgatgatgatgaaacctaagcccccaccctcggagtagactcctactccgaaccccaaacgaattaactcaaaagtccgcataaacttttgagttatgaaacggcttcccggcacgaagcgaaaataggcagatacactttgttcattgaatactccaatataataacactcgcgaatgtcttccgactaacttaatgcgatcattaaccacaaaacaccacttcgtattaattatttagattactcaatgaagaaagcaactgtcccgttcccgtttcccgccgaaaagccaacgtcacagtgtgctttttcatataaattccaaaattaaatttcgatttttgaatttcgtgttttgacgtttactagttggaaactagcctaaacattaaaatgaaagcaggacatatacatatatacttacttcGTATATCgcctagcgcgaaagagacgagaggaGGAAtatttcaacgtaattatcatggatgaaCTTGTTGCTGGTTAATTTACATTTTGAACCTATTATCTTCAGGTGTCAGGAGGATCTCTTTCAGCCGTGTTGCTGGAGCTTCAGACGTTGACCATTGACGGCCAGCGTTGCGTGGAGGAGGTGCCGAGAGTGGCTGCGGCGATCAACATGCGCCCCGACCCGCCGCCGGTCGAACCGCACATCGAACTGTGTACCTTCCATTCAGCTGGACATGGCATGTGCAACGTAAGTAGATAATACGACCGGGAACAAATGTTCATAATTCGTCATACTTATCCATAAAGGcatgtattttttatacgtTGTTTTGAATTTCCgcggttattatgtgttttaattatgtttttttatgttgacGTGACTGgcaaatggcattgactacttgaccggacaaatatggagcgctgacggctctaatccgatacaaaatttaagacaacaggcctgagggtgcccagtttggtGCGAACCGCGGTTCAaggatccaaacgtgaattcgaaaacaaatttgaaaattataGGTTTAGGCcgtgttgggattcgaacctgcaacctcacattgagagtcaagcgttctaccaactgagctatcaCGGCTTTAGCGTTATCTAAGGACTAATCGCGAAAATTGCTTACTGAAGGATAGCGACCACACCGGCGAAGGCCTGAAGTGTTTTTTGTTGACATTTTActccatcactaatttaagagtcacgctcttgttgatgtagaattctccatgctactttttaaggaaaaaatagggcagtggccaCTTGcattccgtcccgcagtactctgtttgacgcaagtgggatggcgtccaaagcagtctatttcaaagccgtactaggactcctgtccttcgcctctgaatagtactgacagttactgccgccctctgtcaggttcaaaATACAGCGCCAAATCTTAATTCACGACAACGCGTCTAAAGTGCGACTGGCCTAATCCATCCATGGCATGGACGGATTAGGCCAGTCGCATGGATGTCGCATGTACTCCATGGTATCGTTTCAGGGTGACTCTGGCAGCGCGCTGGTCCGTGTTGATAACGGCCAGCAGATCGGTATCGTGTCGTGGGGCCTTCCCTGCGCACGCGGCGCTCCCGATATGTTCGTACGAGTCAGCGCGTACGAGTCCTGGCTACGGCAACACGTCGTCTAACCTGAACCATTGACAAccattttgataataaaaagtatctaaattttttttgttttattcacTACAGGTTTTACGAGACAAGTCGCGCGCGATTGTCATTTCAACATTCTTCTAAATgcgtggttaaaaaggccacattgaagaaattcatctaaaaattgaggaatgattcagaccatgattctgagttgatatcaattggattCTCCTGtcagaaaaatcatgaaaattttagtgattttaaaaaattatattcatttagatacttttgcgacggtaaattccacttgatatcaactcagaatcatggtttgtaCTTATTGTCCCCGAAAGTtttgtgtgcgttaccccaacaagaaagtatctcctagagttatatgagtagaacgtatagttggtgccttatctgctgtaaatgtgcccccacataaaaaatgtgtgccccctgtcgtttcgaaaaaaaatcgaaaaaacgattcttgctggggtaacgtttttctagcaggaaaattctaaacgaatgatcggagagagaaaaactgtgcatggccagatagcttatatgtgtgccaaaatgtgcccccaaaaataaaatctgtgccccttcagattttcgagatattgcatttcctgctggagtaacgttttgatgaatagtatatctctaaaaccattgcatgtgcccctgtagaataaacatacgcgagtagctcttaatgtgtgcccctttgtgccccaattagattttagaaaatatttatagttttcaagttatcgcggttttatgaaaacccgaaaaaacatcgcagcgcctaaatgagacaaggcataacttcgctgaaaactgtattcggtctttcttgacgctaataataaccatacaaagtttcaaaaatgttcatgcatgcgtttttgaataatcttgctcaaattaaaaacgatggtgtcataactttgacggcaaaatacaaggaactggcacaatcccagatgtgtaggtgtaaaccaaaatcttgtgcctttagtcaaaaatatatggtgaaaatattgagcttcaaatgttacgcattaagtaaatataaacaaaaaaccaaaatatgtaaacaacggctggttatccgaccaaatctgaatgactactaaaaagcgacggattcatacttaacgaggaccttctttattggacgtattatacctaagctgttgtccttacagtcgcgttcaaaagttttgagggctaattaaaaaatatattaaatgcaccttgtgactatataaatgaaacagcttgttgatgtggaaattattatttttattcccttaattttaattcttaaaGTAATTATTGCATCAAATCACAGATCAAATTTCCtacctataaatattataaattatttgcaCGTTGTGtagtcattattatttaaatcacaGATCAGTTTTTCATAgcctaacataattataattactaaacatttcactaataaataaatccgacatttacggaaaatagatataaaagagttttagtgtaattttttaaaataataatttggaggTTTCGAATAAATGCTAAATTTGATCATTAAACCTGCATTTTAGCTCCCCTGCCGGACCCTGCTCAATTTGAGCAGTAGGACATAGTTTTAACTCtgctttacaataaatgtgacttacattagtataaaaatacaggtatgtcacaaaacagtttggtcacgattttgagcatgttagtcacatgtacattttatttgaaaatggctcttataaatgtacttaatcatgtgtaaggtcatagaaacagctattaaaatataatccaataacaactttattttattagttattacttttctacttcagtgtactcaggcacaacacgtgtgaaccggttagtgagtaaagtaaagaaggtcatcgatatgtatgaatccgtcgctttttagtagtcattcagatttggtcggataaccagccgttgtttacatattttggttttttgtttatatttacttaatgcgtaacatttgaagctcaatattttcaccatatatttttgactaaaggcacaagattttggtttacacctacacatctgggattgtgccagttccttgtattttgccgtcaaagttatgacaccatcgtttttaatttgagcaagattattcaaaaacgcatgcatgaacatttttgaaactttgtatggttattattagcgtcaagaaagaccgaatacagttttcagcgaagttatgccttgtctcatttaggcgctgcgatgttttttcgggttttcataaaaccgcgataacttgaaaactataaatattttctaaaatctaattggggcacaaaggggcacacattaagagctactcgcgtatgtttattctacaggggcacatgcaatggttttagagatatactattcatcaaaacgttactccagcaggaaatgcaatatctcgaaaatctgaaggggcacagattttatttttgggggcacattttggcacacatataagctatctggccatgcacagtttttctctctccgatcattcgtttagaattttcctgctagaaaaacgttaccccagcaagaatcgttttttcgattttttttcgaaacgacagggggcacacattttttatgtgggggcacatttacagcagataaggcaccaactatacgttctactcatataactctaggagatactttcttgttggggtaacgcacacgaaAGTTTTCGTAACggtatatctatattttttaatttatataaatagcaTACTTGATATATTAAATGATTACGAATACTAAATACCTAGGTACTAAATAGCTctagataataaattatttgttctaTGTCCCTACGTAGGTACAGGTATGCTGATTTTTTAACGTCGGTCGTTTAATTAGGAATTTCAAAATTTccgacgtttagtaaaactgttaaaaatattttgtatgtttgtttggttcttcttctatcgtgtgggttgtgaggtggagtaccaacctcatcaaccctggtgtcagggttactattgagccgccaaaggcccctgacatggctcatgtaacgactacttacttacatcagtaagtagtaaccgggaccaacggcttaacgtgccttccgaagcacggatgatcttactttcggacaatcaggtgatcagcctgtaatgtcctaaccaaactagggaccacaaagtattgtttgtgatatgtccccaccgggaatcgaaccgaggacctccggatcatgagctcaacgctcaaccactggaccacggaggtcgtttgtTTGGTAAACACAATGTTTAGATTGGAAACTTATGTACGTTACTAGTATTAAGATAAATACCCTTTTATATGTCCCACATATGGTGTATGggcataaaaaaagaataaaactacgtacagattggcaattctccgctccccaccaacggctgaactacttttacctcacccccctcggttttactttagacttcaattgtatgggcgtcagacgtcacacacacagatgcgcgtgtagaTAACGTCATTGTAaaacgtgtctgtgtaaaacgaattgTGTTcataaagtgtccggggtgtggtaaggGTTTCTTCAATAAACCGGAGGAGGTATAACACATATAAAGTGTCTACACCTACCAACTATTAAACAGATCGActaattcagtacaattagtgattatattttaataaatataacattttacgtgagaattagatctgtcaaagtagcTAGTGTTGAGCCTTTGTGACTTTCATCAGCATAGTGATGTGTCCAGTCGAGATTACGCTGATCGATTGTTTTCTGTCTAACACTAGGTACGTACCTATGAcactcaaccacgctgctccttaGCGGGTTGGTGAGAGTATGGGTTGACTATTTTACTTCCCCGtcaaaatgtaagtaagtacagtgggggttaaaatggccacatcacagcaattcatctaaaaaagcaatattgcaatttgacatttgcgcatataaaagtaagtgtgcaatgcaaacaaatgtcaaataggaatattgctttcttagatgaattgcttcaatgtggccattttaagcccccttatacttatgtatatttaagtacctagaTAATTAATTCCTCGAGTGAAGCCGCGAACAAACAACAAGCTAACATAAGGACTtggtatatatagtgtaagttTTCAGGCAATAGTCTTATagaaaacatttaataaaacgTTGAAATGGGCGTCAAAATTGGGCTTCCGCTGGCAGCACTCTTAGCTGTAAGCTTTGGTAAGTAGGTAGTACACTTTTCAACATAAaatctttataataattaagtacttacctgtaTTTTTGGCTACAATAAAAGGAACGTGTACCtactaataattaaagaaaacactgttattctcatgaattttccgacaggaaattccgcttgatatcaagtcagaatcatggtctgaatcatctccctcagtatctgttacggtgttactaacacccatacgtatttgtatggctacctgtacgtatttACCcttatggggtgtaagtgacatcgtaacgaatactgaggggggtaatacagctcattattctgagataatatcaactggaattttcaatcgcaaaagtatagaattgaaaataataaaaaaaaaacacaaaagaaacattaaatttgcgacggaaaattccacttaatatcaactcagaatcatcattattcgttacgatgtcactaacaccctgtataattatttaggCAGTTTTCGTCGCGGTGGCATATCCACCTATATCAGCGGCCGGCCACCAGCTAAAAAgcacttttcttttttgacgtgacttattgtagatttgccgcagattaggagaattaatcgacccaagagggtcgatagcgctgattgagggaaatcgtcgaacacgccggcggggtcggtatcgtggTCCTAAAGTTTtggtgagctgattggccgcttctatggctagagtaatcgggtcgtcgggatcgtataggTATTATTGGGCTATGTTTGGCAGACCTACGTCAGCTAGAAAAGCACTACAAatgcattgaagctattgtgaCGCGGCTCCATAGCGACTACACCCTCAAGAGATCGGTCGACTTCATGTTCTGCCATAGAAAAAGGAATGATACTAGAACGGCAACGCTCCGCTCCCCAgcagagctaggtttacctcatccccctcggttttactttagtcttatatAGCATAGCtctcagacgtcacatacacatgcgcgtgtacgataatgtcaatgtgaagTTTCTGCGTAAAACAAGCTTTTATGAATGAagcgtccggggtgtggtaatagTTTTTACAATGTCCTATGGCGGCTTAGATAAGTATATCTCGATCGCGGTCTAATAGCCGGCCAATTCTTGCCAGGGCGAGGATGTTGGAGAATAAATGAAAATCCGAAGTGAATTTTTAGAAGTCGTGAACAAAAGTGTGTTGAGTGTCGAATGACAGATGTTATTCGCGGCCACAACAGTGTTGCCAGAATGATGGTATTCGTTCACAAACTAGTAACGAAAcgtaattaacattttttttcatttaagtaagtattaatacttaaactattaaataagtCGTGCGTTCCAGAACACCACAGTCCTAATCTAAATGCCTGTGTACATTGGCTGTACAAGTGAAGATCTTTTGTCTTACAGCGATCCCTACACGCGTGGGTATACCGAGTCCTGAGAATCAGTCGGTGAGCATCATAGGGGGCGACCCGGCGCCGGAGGGCAGTGCCCCCTACATGGCCGCAGTGGTCATTGGAGCGCAATTGGACTCCTTCTGGTGTGGAGGTTCTATAATCTCTCGACGCACTATCCTCTCAACCGCTCACTGCCTTCGGTAAGTACCCACTTAACCTTACCATAGCAGGAGCGGATCCAGTTTTTATGTCAGGGGGTCACGAGGTCGCAGAAAACCTATCTCTATAAAGAATTA includes the following:
- the LOC126373186 gene encoding chymotrypsin-1-like encodes the protein MGVKVGILLVTLLSGSFAVPNPTPQSEDSDLFYHVNEHARIVGGVPAEVGSVPYMVAMSSGLLIRSFLCGGSVISARSVLTAAHCIQAAFSGGSLVSSLRVTVGTNRWNTGGSTYALQRNVTHQNYVHQTIKNDIGLLITSADIQFNAVVAPVQLSFSFVPAGVIGRAAGWGRTRVSGGSLSAVLLELQTLTIDGQRCVEEVPRVAAAINMRPDPPPVEPHIELCTFHSAGHGMCNGDSGSALVRVDNGQQIGIVSWGLPCARGAPDMFVRVSAYESWLRQHVV